Part of the Zingiber officinale cultivar Zhangliang chromosome 6A, Zo_v1.1, whole genome shotgun sequence genome, TGACAGTTTAGATCCTGCTGAAGTTTTGAAGTTGCTAGGACTTGGATACTTCTTTATCAAGGTCCACACAGGTACCAGTAGAGGTTCATTAGCTTCAATAATCAATCGATTTAAAACAGGAAGGAAAAAAGATTATTTGGAATTTTGTACAGGTGAGATTTTTGAGAGTTCTAACGTCCTCAATATCGCCCAAAAAGACTtcttggagaagaaataaaaCCTATTTCAGCTCATTAGATAAGAGTGAGGAAAGGGAGGAAAATAACACAACAATGTACTAGATTTTGTGACTTTCCtcttcctccccctccccctctctTGCTCCTATTTTTCCAACCAAGTAAACTAAGCCTTGGTGAGGTTAGCATTAGATAGAAATTTCAAAAGCATTTAGAAAATAAGTATTTAAGCTAGAGTACATATACTGAAAGGATAAGAGAGGAGGGCATAAAATGTTTAGCTTTCAAGTTATACAATCTTAAGAAACCTGACAATGAGGAACTATTATTAGGAGATAAGGAACTTAACCTCCATAAGATTGTATTTCTCAAGAAGCCACTGTTTAGGCAAAATGCCAATTGAAAGCTTCACAGGAATGAGATACTTCAGAATCATCCTATAGTAAATCGACAAATTAGAAAGATCTATCATGAAAGATGTTTAaataagaaaatagaaaaattatcactGGCTAGGAACCATAGAAGAATTAATTTTACCTTTTGTTAGCTTCTTTGTTAGGAGAGCAATGCATCAAGGCATAAGTTAGCTTTTGATCAGCCTGCTCTATCACAATGATAAGAAATGAAGAAATTAGCTTGTGATGAGTCTGCTCTATCACACTGATAAACAAATTCCTGACATGTTTTCCTTTAAAACTTCCATGAATACAGATAGCTGCTTGTTCATTACTGTTGAAGCTAGGATGCAGTGGCCTAATAGTCCCATGTGAATAAGTGCAGTGGTATATTATGACATAAGGGTGTCCCCTCTCCATTAACTAGTCATTTGGGCAAGATCCTAGAATGGGCACTACTCCAACCATTAACATAGTATTAGAGCAAGAAATCTGGAATTCAAATCTTACCTCTGTCAACCGATATTATCTTATCATTTCATGTACTGTGTTTGTGTCAATCAAGAGAAGTCTACTAACCTACAGATGGAGAGGGGGGTACCAAGGATAAGTATATAAATTGGTTGTTTCTTAATAACTTAACTCAATAAACATTTGACAATATCTCGAAGTTATGCTGGGCATGAGCAGACCCTGTTAAAGCTAGGGTGCCCGTTAGAACTACATGGAGAAGTATCTTGATTCTTTAATATTAGAATGgtgtatttttctttcataatgaATGTGTAGTCATTGTCACATAATCAGTTTATATTTTAGGACAAAAAGAATTAGGAAATGGTGTAACTGAAAGATTTACTTTGAGTCTGTCACTTAATGCCATTCTAATTGTGCTGCCAGCATTCATATCAGCAGGTGATAATGATATTAACATCTCCATACTAAGCGTCAATTTGAATAAATTAAATccaaaagaaataaaggaaaatgaaattttaacatTTATCAGCAGAGAAAAGTTTATTTCATAGAAATACTTACAACAGTGAAATTCTCATTGTATACTTCCAGACGTCCAGTGTAATACATGTAAGTGACCTATCCAATGTACAGGTGAAGTTCAGAAATAGTTGAACCATGCATGTGCATAAGCATATATAAATTTTCAATATTAACCTTATCTTTAACTGGAAATTCATCTAAGTCGAATAATCGAGCTGTTTCAATACTTCTGATCACACTACGACAGAGATGCACAGTGCCAAGCTGGAATTATAacaatttatcatgtttataataAAACGGTGGTTAAAATCAAATGTAAAATAAATATATGACCCAAAAAAATATCCAACTTCTTCAGAAAGGTATTGACCTTGAAATAGACTTTGAAAAGTTGGCAGGCAACATATAAGGCACCAACACGTTTGGGACCTTTACCCTGCAATGATTTCCCAAAAGTTCAAACAGTTTAATAAACTGCAGTACATGTGGAAGCATATGAAGGGGAAACGAAAATATGCACTCTCATATTACAACTGTACTTTTGCATATCAAATACATGTTACAACGTGAATTGAATATATTAAAAAACTACAAGATGATAGGCAAGCAAACCGGACTAATAGAAGATGCAATGTATCTAGTTACAAAAACTCTGACAAAAAAAGGGGCAGCACCAAATAAATATATGCAGAAAGCAAAAAACTTACCTCTATCTACTGAACTCCAATGAATATAGTGAGATTATAAGAAAACCATTCTGATGAAATGCTAATGCTCAAGAAATAATAAATGACAATCGGTTAATATGCAATAGATTTCCATAGTTCTTCTCaaacatctttttttttttggagaattGGGGTGTAATCCAATCTGTGATGGAATTTTGGGCACATGAAAAGGGAATAAGCTAGGCCTCCATAACTACGCAGCAGAGAAATTAATAGCATAAATTTTAATGCCTACCAGTTTCAGATTAGTGGATAAAAATATTTctggaaaaccctaaaccaaaagATTTTCTCTATTTTGAATTCACTCTGGAAAGTGGCTTGTGTATAGAAGCCAAAACATGCTGATTGGTTGGCATCATAGTGGAGGCAAGAGTTTAACCTGCATTTCATGGGATATCTATCCACTGTTGAAGTATGTCTGCTACTATAACTCCAACAGCTGGTTATACtcagacagctggttaaagaaactgaaataaatatgtGCTATTTGGAATTTGCCAAAACTGTCAACATCACTAGAGTGGACGACAACAAAATTGTAGATGAAATAACTGCAAAAGTGGGTCTATAAGTACTTCTTTTGAACTGTCAAAGCTCAGAAATTTCCACCAACAATTCTGCTCCTTGTTCAAATATGGACAATAACTTGCCTCAGCAAATTAAAAAACAACACTTTCCTAAAAGTTCAGGACATGTGCAGATGGAATCCCAGGGCCGACAGTCCATGTCTTTGATTACATATTCAACTTATAGAGCCTTAGTTACAGATGTTACAAGCATCTTATCCTTTGTGCAGATGCATTTGTCTGATTTGATCTGAAATTTAAGGCTGTTACTAAAATCTTTATGAAATTACTTTGAACAATGATTCAAAGATTGTAAATAATGGTCAAAACAACAAGGTCAGTCCATGAAAATTTGAGATATTTGACACCCATGTTAGATTCGAGCCCAATGGATGCAGAACGCAGATGTGAAGACAAACTTAGGTTCGAGATCCCCTAGAGGCACCCTCTCAACCCAAAACAATGTCTACCATAAAAAAGTTGTGTTTACAGGAGGTTATATACTATTCAGTCTGCATGGGCTTTCCTTGCCCTAAACCTATTTGATTTTTATACCGAACTTGTTCTCTAGTATGTCTTAACTCCTTGTGTCATAAAAGAGGTGAACCATATCATGTACTCTGATGATGGTCTcaaccaaatttaaaaaaaaaaaacacctgaACAGTATTAAATACCAAATTTAAGATAACAAAATTGACAAAGTCATACCGCCAAAGCCCCGAAGATTTTCATCAAGAATGATCCAGCTCCCTGCAACTTCTCTGTATTTTTCCCACTTGAAGAGAGCTCTCTATCAGCCTTTAAAATGTAAAGAACATTGATAAGTAAAGTCCACATTTGAATTAATTCCAGAAGAACatacaaaaaaaatatcaaatcctTCTTCTGGTACAATGGCATACCTTCTCTGCAAGCAACCGAATTTCAAGAGCCAAAATATACACAGCTTCCATAGCCCACGCAGTCTCCCAATTTCGAAACTCCTGTAAGAAAGCACTGAGAAACCACAACATTCAGCTCTCAACGAACACCGATAGGACTAGATTTTTCACATTACCAACAAAATCCAGAGACGAAAGAACAAATAGAGTAGTACTTTGCAGCCTTCTCAAAGGCAACATAGGCGTCGGAATATCGGCCAAGTCGGTAACTTTGGAGGCACCGGAGAAGGGGGGAAAGAATTTCTGCAAACTGGGCGTACCTCTCCACCTGGTTCACCAACTGATTTGAATCCTGAGAAAGAATCGCAGCATAGTTGGTAAAAAAGGATAAAATAGttaagaggaaaaagaagagagaagTCTGAGTTTCATAAGAACCTGGAAGACATTGAGGGCGTCTGCAGGAGCCTGGAGGGACGCGAAGTTGGAGGAGATGGCGAGGAGGGCGGAGAGGGTAGCGGCATCCTGGGACGAAACGGCATCACAGAACCTAGAAAGGTAGTCCGTGATGCGGCGGTGTGCCTCGCCCATGCTTAGATATGCCATGGCCGGAAAAGGTTCTTGCCTGCTCTGCCCAAGGCTTCTCTCCCGGATCGATGAAGAGGGCGGGAGAGAGCGATGCGAGACCGGAAGGCGGCGGAAGAAGAAAGTGACGACGGAGATCAAAAAGGCgacgaggaggaagaggaggcggAGCAGCCAGGTAAACCCTCGGTGCGGAAATATCGAACGGAGGCAGCGGAGAGACGATCACAAATAGGCCGGGCTTTGAACAACGAGGAATGCTGGGCCCCCAGGCCGTGACCGGCCCTGGCATACtttttcatccataatttttttaaataaaaaaaaacaatgataattttaattttataatctataattatttaatatttttttaaaaaaaaaaatcctcatgCTCTGCTTCATTCAACCAACCAGCACAAATCAACCTATTGATATTAATAATCTGAAAATAAATACTTGAATAGG contains:
- the LOC121997108 gene encoding enhanced ethylene response protein 5-like, encoding MAYLSMGEAHRRITDYLSRFCDAVSSQDAATLSALLAISSNFASLQAPADALNVFQDSNQLVNQVERYAQFAEILSPLLRCLQSYRLGRYSDAYVAFEKAANAFLQEFRNWETAWAMEAVYILALEIRLLAEKADRELSSSGKNTEKLQGAGSFLMKIFGALAGKGPKRVGALYVACQLFKVYFKLGTVHLCRSVIRSIETARLFDLDEFPVKDKVTYMYYTGRLEVYNENFTVADQKLTYALMHCSPNKEANKRMILKYLIPVKLSIGILPKQWLLEKYNLMEYNEVVKALKTGDLRLLRRALREHEDRFLRSGVYLVLEKLELQVYQRLMKKIYVLQKQKDPSKAHQLKIETAVKALNWLGMDMDMDEAECIMAILIFKNLTKGYISHKNKVVVLSKQDPFPKLNGKPVSS